The Liolophura sinensis isolate JHLJ2023 chromosome 8, CUHK_Ljap_v2, whole genome shotgun sequence sequence TTCTGCTGGTTATTTCCATGGGGAATTGGCATCAACGGTTCTTTAGGAAATTGCATGGCTTTGAGAGATTAGTGCCCGCGTTTGTCCATTTAGAAGCTGAATTGGGATATGGCTGTCAGGTGCGTGCGGCGCTAAAACCATTACTGTACATTAcagcttgttttttttgtaggcATCCAATAGTCTTATTACCATTTATTTGTACTTCCCTGATAGGACCGAATGTGAATGCCATCACCCTGGATCCACCAAAGGGACTTCTTTCTTAGGCAAAGTGTTACTTCGTTATATCTATATTATAAgcaataaaaattattttatctctttgttTTGTACAGATTTTACATTAGGAGAGGGTTGAGAAACTGCGAAATGACGCTGGATTTTCCATCCCGGTACACGTCGGTGGAGTACCCTTTTGGGTTCTACGTCCTCAACTACACATCCCGTATTCTCACGGCTCAAGACGAACGTTCGGGGAATAAAGTCGACCTCCAGGTGGTTCCAGTCTACACCGACGACATCGTGAGCATGAGAAACATCCTGTGTGAGTTGGAAACCAGAGGAAAACTCAAGCACAAAAATTTACTCTCTTGGACGCACCTTTTCGCCTTCAAGAACGAGGATAACCCAATTCCTTCGCTGTGCCTGTCTTTCCCATCATCCTCTTTGACTCTGCTCGATATGATCGGTTACTTTCCGGTGTGTCCATGGCCCCTGACCCACGACAAGGTCGCCTGGATGGGCTACCAACTGGTCTCTGTCCTGCATTACCTACACTGCTGCAAACAGGTGGTGCTTCATCTTCCACTCAGGAACATCCACGTGTCCATGGATGGCAAGTACGACATCCAGCTTCAGGACTTCGGCTGGAAATACCCATGTTTTAGGGACACCGTAGTTGATGATGATTTAAGGCAGTGTCGCCGCTTCAGCTACAAGTGGAACGGATTCAGCGTTCTGGCACCGGAAGTACTTGCACATGCATCATCTATTAGCACTTCCGCTGACATGTGGAACTTTGGTTGTGTGTTAGCAATGTTGCTAACGAGAGCCAGTCTGCTTGAAGAGTATCCTAAACCCATCCTCTGCTCCCCCGGCGAAGAGAGTATGCGAATGGCGGGCGAATATCTTGGAAAAGCCCCTGCAGAATTCCTATCGACGTTGCAGGAAGACAAGAAATGTTTCTTCTCAAGTTCACGACCATCTAAGAAACCACTAGACTCGTTGTTGTTACCGGAAGTCCACGATATTCCAACAGGTCCGGAGAATTCTTCCTCGTCCACCAAAAACGCCAGTGATTTGATAGCACGTCTTTTAGCGTATCCATCAGAACGTATGACGTCAGAGGAAGCGATGTCACACCCTTACTTTGCGCCATTCTTCTCTGAGACAGACGTTCGTGAGAATATAGACAACGCCATTGACGTACCCGCCGTTCGGACGTCTGTGGACAACGTGGACGCGCAGGAGTGCGCTGTGAGATTACACCGAAGCGTTGCCTTTCACGAACTCCAACATCCCCTTGAACTTTACTCCCTACAAGATATTTGTATACGGACCATAGAGAGCTCACACTGCCTAGCTGGTGTTAAAAAAATGATCTATCCTAGACCACTGGTAGAGAGAATCGTTGAAGGCGCGGAGTCATTAACAAGCAAAGGAAGTTGATGATTGTGTTTGCCTAGTGTTTTTATATCTTTcttcatacacatatacagaaTCTCTCTCTGGCAAGAAATGCTCATTTTGTGAATCTGCTGGCATCTAACTGTGGTCTGTGATGTATTCCATTCCCATCTCTCTCAGGTTCTCCATTTTGCTGGTGCTCTTTACGGACCAGTTAGCGAACAGTGTATTCGTTGtatatattacaaatacatgcatacatgtgaaatCCATTCTTTATTAAGCTCTCTGGTGTATATAGCACATTCTTAAACATATTTTGACTATCGCGTTATACCCCTTACATTGTTCATTCTGAAAAGAATCTCTAGCTGGCTGGGAAGACCACTACTACCATCAGCTGGCATAAACTCAGGGACTTGAAGTTTTTGATGACCATTTTAAACAACATCAGAACATCTGCCCACCCAACGTCTTTCACTAGTGATAAAGTGGCACTAGTTATTTGCAAAGTATCTCTTAGCAATATTAGACTGTTCTTTGACCGATGTAATCAAAATGGGTTATcatatatgtctatatacataCCGCTTGTAAAACAAGCAGTGATAAATTGTCAAGCAATTATTATCAGTAATCCTTTTAACCACTACTTTGGGGTGTTTTGCTAAATGCCTCGAGTGTATATAGGATTAGAACAAGCAAAAAAATGTTATATCCTTTATCTTATCCACCCTTTCCTAAAGTTACGCCAGAACGAATTTAGAGATATTGACTGAATTCGAGCGTAAATGTGCCTTGCCATACCGGCTTTGCATTGTTGGCTTCATATGTATACAACGAATATATAAAGTAAGCAGTGCTATATAGTGTATGTAAAGAAATTCAGGTGCCGTCCTCTTTGCCCCAGAGTATACGTATATCCCCGCATTTTATGAAACGTCTTTTAAAGACTTCAGCTAATCATACAACGCTATACTCGAGAGTTGTTGAGTAGTCCTGGTTATTGAATTACCACTCAGATTTGTATAAAGAAGGAGCAATATAATTATTTGGGATTTAAATGTTGAAGCAGAAAGTCACCCGACATCTGTATGTGAATTCGTCGTGCCATCCTCGATTTTAGTCttagttaatttatttaataatccCCAAGTGAATTCGCCTCGCTACCTAATGTCAGTCTTTAGCCgtagttaaatatatatatgttcctAAAGTGAATTCGTTGTGCCATCTACGTCGGTCTTTAGCCTTAGTTAATTCTGTATAATCCCCAAGTGAATTCGTCGTGCCATCCAAGATGTATTTAAATTATTAATATCCAcctgtatgtgtaaatattttcaatgAACTATTTGGTTAAttgttttcgtttttctttgaacaataaacagaaaatttttATACCAACCAAAATTATTAGTTTCGTGTTCTTCATACATACCGCACTGCACGTATATATATAGCATGAGTCGCAGCCACAAAAGTGTACGCATGCAGCTCTAATGGGGCTATGCTACACTAGACaattatactttcatttttggCCCACATTTACGGAAAAATATATACACCGcccaaaatttattttgtgtcatACACAAGAGACTGGTTAAATATGCCTGTAGCAACAGACAATCTGGTGGGAGCTTGATTAGAGCTCGCCACCTCATTGGTAGAGCTCACAATTATTATGAAGTTTATGCCAATATTTTGCGTTCTGATTAGGAATGGTTAAGTAGAGCATGGAAACCAGATGTTGACACGTTACGTTGATACATGGGACAATTTTAGCTCTACCATAAAAAAATCCACCGGTATACAGTCAGTGCCTAACGTATACATGGCAGACTGgcaatatttgtacatgaacaATAAAAACGTCATTAACACTATTCCCATCATACAAATGCAGCATCGTCCGACACTCTATAACGCTAGAGTGATCTCCCCTAAATTACATCgtttacatgtgtatctcaCTGCAGAGATTcacattctttattttgtttcatgcattgttgtgtattttatggACGGAGGAACCGGAGGGCTTGAATAAACCACAAAttaactttggcaagttactaacgagGTTTCCGCTACATGTGAGGACTTGCATGCCACATATTGCTGGAACACAAGAGGCCCCAAACAGCTTATCAACGTCCTAACGCTGTTAGGCACTTATATTGTCACCATGCATGGCCCCGCGGGAAATTTACAAATCCCGTGTCAAATTAAGGCCAGGACTGAACTGATCGTACCGCGTCGCCCGCCCGACATGCACACTATATATGAGTCCAGATATGATGAGCCTCGGATGATGTACCCACTATACGTGGGgttgtctaaaaaaaaaaaaaagaaaaaaaaattcatatataGATCCATgaatcaaagaaagaaaaaaagaagaagaaaattaagAATTTTGATCAATATGACTTTTTATGAATGGAGTAGAAAACCATCACGAAGAATATTACGAGCCTCAAACATATATCAAACATATAATCaaacatatatacgtacatacacacatacagacgTACAtacaaactttctgacttaaagTCCCAGTCGCATGAATAAACGAGATCGAGCTGGATTCGTGTCTGCTACATCGTTGGCCTGCAAaggattatttttctttcttaagaAGTTATAGAAATGTGTAGCCATTTAAGCCTCGCTGTTAAAACTATCCATATATGCCATGACTATGCAACATATTACGAAGAAAAAGTGGGCAATataaaattttcttcatttttccgGTACAGCCAAAATTGAAACATCTGAGAAAATCCCGACCACCACTGCGATGCATAATACTACAAAATaagtttgtaaattaaaaatgcCGGTGGTTTTATGTGATACCTgaatagatttgatttgatttgattgattgatgatttacgccgtactcaagaatatttcacttatacgacggcggccagcacatcagcaggttgctggcagac is a genomic window containing:
- the LOC135474096 gene encoding uncharacterized protein LOC135474096, with the protein product MTLDFPSRYTSVEYPFGFYVLNYTSRILTAQDERSGNKVDLQVVPVYTDDIVSMRNILCELETRGKLKHKNLLSWTHLFAFKNEDNPIPSLCLSFPSSSLTLLDMIGYFPVCPWPLTHDKVAWMGYQLVSVLHYLHCCKQVVLHLPLRNIHVSMDGKYDIQLQDFGWKYPCFRDTVVDDDLRQCRRFSYKWNGFSVLAPEVLAHASSISTSADMWNFGCVLAMLLTRASLLEEYPKPILCSPGEESMRMAGEYLGKAPAEFLSTLQEDKKCFFSSSRPSKKPLDSLLLPEVHDIPTGPENSSSSTKNASDLIARLLAYPSERMTSEEAMSHPYFAPFFSETDVRENIDNAIDVPAVRTSVDNVDAQECAVRLHRSVAFHELQHPLELYSLQDICIRTIESSHCLAGVKKMIYPRPLVERIVEGAESLTSKGS